A section of the Bacillus pumilus genome encodes:
- the lepB gene encoding signal peptidase I, whose translation MQSDVKQAKTEKKSSLFEWIKAILIALALVLLIRTFIFEPYVVEGESMEPTLHDGEKLFVNKTINYLGGVKRGDIVIINGKDGQKIHYVKRLIGLPGDTIEMKDDTLYINGKKVDEPYLKENKAHAKEYEVHLTGDFGPVKVPKNDYFVMGDNRLNSMDSRNGLGLIEKDRVVGTSEFVFFPFGDIRQTK comes from the coding sequence ATTCAATCTGATGTAAAACAAGCCAAAACAGAGAAGAAAAGTTCACTGTTTGAATGGATCAAAGCCATTTTAATTGCACTTGCGCTCGTCTTGCTCATCCGTACGTTTATATTTGAGCCGTATGTGGTGGAAGGAGAGTCGATGGAACCGACCCTTCATGATGGGGAAAAACTGTTCGTCAACAAAACCATTAACTATCTAGGTGGTGTCAAACGAGGTGACATCGTGATTATTAATGGAAAAGATGGCCAGAAAATTCATTATGTAAAACGTTTAATCGGTCTCCCAGGAGACACGATTGAAATGAAGGATGATACACTTTACATTAATGGTAAAAAAGTTGATGAGCCTTATTTAAAAGAGAACAAGGCACATGCGAAAGAGTATGAAGTGCATTTGACAGGGGATTTTGGTCCAGTGAAAGTACCGAAAAACGATTACTTTGTGATGGGGGACAATAGACTCAATTCCATGGACAGCAGAAATGGACTTGGACTCATTGAAAAGGATCGGGTTGTCGGGACATCAGAATTTGTTTTCTTCCCATTTGGCGACATTCGGCAAACAAAATAA
- a CDS encoding DeoR/GlpR family DNA-binding transcription regulator: MLTPERHQLIIDCLEENDVIKIQDLTIMTDASESTIRRDLSALEEKGFLKRVHGGAAKISSIRLEPDVFEKSAKNLQEKSLIAEAAAALLKQGDCIYLDAGTTTQQMIEYIDPDQDIVVVTNGVMHIEALMRKGISFYLIGGSVKHRTGAMVGAAALTAMEHYRFDKSFVGTNGIHPEAGFTTPDPEEALMKKRAMKQAKKTYILTDASKFGEISFSTFASLQEATIITNDAKEDSFDNYHEKTVIKVVKT; encoded by the coding sequence ATGTTAACACCGGAAAGACATCAACTCATTATCGACTGTTTAGAAGAAAATGATGTCATCAAAATACAGGACTTAACGATTATGACGGATGCATCTGAATCTACTATTAGAAGAGATTTATCAGCCCTTGAAGAAAAAGGATTTCTAAAAAGAGTCCACGGGGGAGCAGCCAAGATATCAAGTATCCGACTTGAACCAGATGTATTTGAGAAATCTGCCAAAAACCTTCAAGAAAAGTCATTGATTGCGGAGGCAGCTGCTGCACTTTTAAAACAAGGCGATTGTATTTATTTAGATGCTGGTACGACCACACAGCAAATGATTGAATATATCGATCCAGATCAAGATATTGTTGTGGTGACAAACGGTGTTATGCACATTGAAGCACTCATGAGGAAAGGCATTTCTTTTTACTTGATAGGCGGATCAGTGAAACATCGAACAGGAGCCATGGTCGGAGCCGCAGCTTTGACGGCGATGGAACATTATCGTTTTGACAAAAGCTTTGTTGGGACGAACGGTATTCATCCCGAGGCGGGGTTTACAACACCTGACCCAGAGGAAGCGCTCATGAAAAAAAGGGCCATGAAGCAGGCGAAAAAAACCTATATTTTAACAGATGCCTCGAAGTTTGGCGAAATATCGTTTTCAACCTTTGCTAGTTTACAGGAAGCCACCATTATCACAAACGACGCAAAAGAGGATTCATTCGATAATTACCATGAAAAAACGGTTATAAAGGTAGTGAAAACATGA
- a CDS encoding PTS fructose transporter subunit IIABC, with product MKITELLTKQTIKLQLDSQQKEAVIEELVTVLDTAGKLNDKEGYKEAVLNREKQSSTGIGEGIAIPHAKTASVKEPAIAFGRSTAGVDYESLDAQPSHLVFMIAATEGANNTHLEALSRLSTLLMREEIRKQLLEAATEDEIIDIINTHDKDDEEEEEEVQEEPVVAGKPAKILAVTACPTGIAHTFMAADALKEKAKEMGIDIKVETNGSGGIKHALTAKEIEEAPAIIVAADKQVEMERFKGKHVIEVPVTAGIRRPQELIEKAVNQDAPIYKGSGGSSSKDEHESSGKGRSGFYKHLMSGVSNMLPFVVGGGILVAISFFWGINSADPKDPSFNSFAAVLKGIGGDNALALIVAVLAGFIAMSIADRPGFAPGMVGGFMASAAGAGFLGGLIAGFLAGYVVVLLKKVFTFVPQSLDGIKPVLLYPLFGIFFTGIIMHYIVNTPVKMVMDGLTHWLETLGTGNLVLMGIILAGMMAIDMGGPINKAAYTFGLAMIAAGNYAPHAAIMAGGMVPPLGIALATTIFRNKFSKRDREAGITCYFMGAAFITEGAIPFAAADPLRVIPSAVIGAAVAGGLTEFFRVTLPAPHGGLFVFWVTNHPVLYIISILIGAVVTAILLGILKKPVKLEA from the coding sequence ATGAAAATAACAGAACTACTCACAAAACAGACCATTAAGCTTCAATTAGACAGCCAGCAGAAAGAAGCCGTCATTGAAGAACTAGTCACTGTTTTAGATACAGCAGGCAAGCTAAATGATAAAGAGGGCTACAAAGAAGCAGTGCTCAACCGTGAAAAACAGAGCTCTACTGGTATTGGTGAAGGAATTGCTATCCCTCACGCTAAAACAGCAAGTGTCAAAGAGCCTGCCATTGCATTTGGCCGCTCGACAGCTGGTGTAGATTATGAATCACTGGATGCGCAGCCGAGTCATCTTGTCTTTATGATTGCAGCAACTGAAGGCGCGAACAACACGCACTTAGAAGCGCTTTCTCGTTTATCAACACTTTTGATGCGTGAAGAAATCAGAAAGCAGCTACTTGAAGCGGCTACTGAAGATGAAATCATTGATATCATCAATACGCATGATAAGGACGATGAAGAAGAAGAAGAGGAAGTTCAAGAGGAGCCTGTTGTAGCAGGTAAACCAGCTAAGATTTTAGCAGTAACAGCTTGTCCAACAGGTATTGCACATACATTTATGGCAGCAGATGCTTTGAAAGAAAAAGCGAAAGAAATGGGCATTGACATTAAAGTCGAAACAAACGGCTCTGGCGGTATTAAACACGCCCTTACTGCAAAGGAAATCGAAGAAGCTCCAGCCATTATTGTGGCAGCGGACAAGCAAGTTGAAATGGAACGCTTTAAAGGCAAACATGTCATTGAAGTACCTGTGACAGCAGGAATCCGTCGTCCGCAGGAGTTGATTGAAAAAGCAGTTAATCAAGATGCGCCGATCTATAAAGGCTCTGGCGGCAGTTCTTCAAAAGACGAACATGAGTCATCTGGCAAAGGGAGAAGTGGTTTTTACAAGCACTTAATGAGCGGTGTAAGCAACATGCTTCCATTTGTTGTCGGAGGCGGTATTCTTGTTGCAATTTCATTCTTCTGGGGAATTAACTCAGCAGATCCTAAAGACCCTTCATTTAATTCATTTGCAGCTGTATTAAAAGGAATTGGCGGAGATAATGCACTTGCCTTAATCGTGGCTGTATTAGCCGGATTTATTGCGATGAGTATTGCAGATCGTCCAGGTTTTGCGCCGGGTATGGTCGGTGGATTTATGGCGTCAGCAGCAGGTGCTGGGTTCTTAGGCGGACTCATCGCCGGTTTCCTTGCTGGTTATGTCGTTGTGTTACTTAAAAAAGTATTCACATTCGTACCGCAGTCACTCGACGGAATTAAACCGGTTCTGCTGTATCCATTGTTTGGTATTTTCTTCACAGGTATCATCATGCATTACATTGTGAACACACCAGTAAAAATGGTGATGGACGGATTAACTCATTGGCTTGAAACTTTAGGTACTGGTAACCTTGTCTTAATGGGCATTATCTTAGCAGGTATGATGGCAATTGATATGGGTGGCCCAATTAACAAAGCGGCTTACACCTTTGGTCTTGCGATGATTGCTGCTGGAAACTATGCACCGCACGCTGCTATTATGGCAGGCGGAATGGTACCACCACTAGGTATTGCACTAGCTACAACAATTTTTAGAAATAAATTCTCAAAACGTGACCGAGAAGCAGGGATTACATGCTACTTCATGGGAGCTGCCTTTATTACTGAAGGGGCGATTCCGTTTGCAGCGGCTGACCCTCTACGAGTGATTCCTTCAGCTGTCATTGGAGCAGCTGTGGCTGGCGGATTAACAGAATTCTTTAGAGTCACGCTTCCTGCACCGCACGGCGGACTATTCGTTTTCTGGGTAACAAATCATCCAGTTCTTTATATTATCAGCATCTTAATCGGTGCCGTTGTAACAGCGATTTTACTCGGTATTTTGAAAAAACCAGTGAAACTAGAAGCGTAA
- the pfkB gene encoding 1-phosphofructokinase, translated as MIYTVTLNPSVDYIVHVEDFAVGGLNRSTYDKKYPGGKGINVSRLLKRHSVESKALGFIGGFTGKYIQDFLQNEQLQTAFHEVSEDTRINVKLKTGEETEINGLGPSITEAQFDSFLSQFTSLIEGDVVVLAGSIPSSLPHNTYERIAEVCEKQGVRVVLDISGEALKKAAGLKPFLMKPNHHELGEMFETSISTAEEAIPYGKKLLEQGAEHVIVSMAGDGALLFSKEGIYQSNVPKGTLVNSVGAGDSVVAGFLAGVSKGLSIEESFKLGVTSGSATAFSEELGTKELVDTLLPQVKVTRI; from the coding sequence ATGATTTATACAGTTACTTTAAACCCATCAGTTGATTACATCGTACACGTGGAGGATTTTGCAGTCGGCGGTTTGAATCGTTCAACTTATGACAAAAAATATCCAGGCGGAAAAGGGATCAATGTCTCAAGGCTTTTAAAACGTCACAGTGTTGAATCAAAGGCGCTTGGATTCATAGGTGGATTTACAGGCAAATATATTCAAGACTTTTTGCAAAACGAACAATTACAAACAGCCTTTCACGAGGTGTCAGAAGATACACGAATTAATGTGAAACTAAAAACCGGTGAAGAAACCGAAATCAACGGACTAGGTCCATCAATTACTGAAGCGCAATTTGATTCGTTTCTGTCTCAATTTACTTCATTGATTGAAGGTGATGTCGTTGTGTTAGCTGGTAGCATTCCTTCTTCATTGCCGCATAACACGTATGAACGTATTGCTGAGGTATGCGAAAAGCAAGGCGTTAGAGTGGTCCTTGATATTTCTGGAGAAGCCCTAAAGAAAGCAGCAGGCTTGAAACCGTTCTTAATGAAGCCAAACCATCATGAACTAGGTGAAATGTTTGAAACAAGCATCTCTACTGCGGAAGAAGCCATTCCTTATGGGAAGAAGCTGTTAGAACAAGGTGCTGAACATGTCATCGTATCCATGGCTGGAGATGGTGCTCTCTTATTCAGTAAGGAAGGGATTTATCAGTCCAACGTTCCAAAGGGTACGCTTGTTAATTCGGTTGGTGCAGGGGATTCAGTCGTTGCAGGATTTTTAGCCGGCGTTTCGAAAGGTCTTTCGATTGAAGAATCATTTAAGCTTGGCGTCACATCAGGCAGTGCTACAGCATTTTCTGAGGAGCTTGGGACCAAAGAGCTTGTCGACACACTATTACCACAAGTAAAAGTCACACGCATTTAA